The Phosphitispora fastidiosa DNA segment GCCCCTGGTCCTTAAAGACCTTGGTAAAAAACCTGGAATAAAGCAGATGCAGGATAGCATGCTCAACCCCGCCGATATACTGCTCCACAGGCATCCAGTAAGCAGCGTTGTCCTTGGTGAAAGCATTCCGGTCATCATGGGGGCTGCAGTACCTCAGGTAATACCATGATGAACAGATAAACGTATCCATGGTATCTGTCTCCCGCCGGGACGGACCGCCGCATTCAGGGCATACTGCATTTACAAAGGATTCACAATCGGTAAGTGGTGACTTCCCTGTAGGCTTAAATTCCACATCAGTTGGCAGATGTACCGGAAGCTGTTCCTCAGGAACCGCAACCTCACCACACTTATCACAGTATATAATGGGAATCGGAGCGCCCCAGTAACGCTGCCGCGAAATGAGCCAGTCCCGCAGCCTGAAGTTGACCATTGCCTTCCCAATACCCTTTTCTTCCATATAGGCGGCCACATTTTTTATTGCATCCTCATTGTTCTGCCCGTCAAAAGGCCCGGAATTGACCAGGACTCCTTCAGCATCATAAGCCTGTGTCAGCTGCACATATTTGTCGGGAACTCCCTCCGGCAGGATAACAACCCGAATCTGCAGACTATACTTGGTAGCAAAATCAAAATCCCTCTGGTCGTGTGCCGGAACCCCCATAACAGCTCCGGTCCCATAGTCCATCAATACATAATTGGCGATAAACAGCGGAATTTTTTCCCCATTCATGGGATTTATCACATGGGCCCCGGTAAAGAGTCCCTCTTTTTCGGCATCTGTCGATGTCCTGTCAATCTCACTTAAATTCTGCATCCGGCGCACAAAATCCCTCACACTTGCTTCATAGGGAGTTCCGGTGGTCAGTTTTGCCACCAGCGGGTGCTCCGGAGCCAGCACCATGAAAGTAACCCCGTAAATGGTATCAGGTCTGGTGGTATATACTGTAATAATATCATCAGTACCGTCCACCCGGAAGTTCACTTCAGCCCCTTCGCTGCGTCCGATCCAGTTCTCCTGCATAATCTTAACTTTGTCCGGCCATCCGTGAAGCTTTTTAATATCAGCCAGAAGCCTGTCAGCATAGTCGGTAATCTTAAGAAACCATTGGGACAGACCTTTTTTTTCCACACCGGTCCCACAGCGTTCACAGGCTCCGTTAACCACCTGTTCATTGGCCAGAACCGTAACACATCCCGGACACCAGTTTACAGCCGCATGTTTCTTATAGGCCAGGCCATTTTTATAAAACTGCAGGAAAAGCCACTGAGTCCACCTGTAATAGTCCGGGGTGCAGGTGGTTACCTCCCGGTCCCAATCATAGCTGAAACCAAGCCTTGACAACTGCTTTCTCATGTTCTCAATATTGCTTCTGGTCCATTGATATGGATGAATGCCATGCTTAATTGCCGCATTTTCTGCCGGCAGCCCGAAGGCATCCCAGCCCATGGGATGGAGGACATTGTATCCCTGCATTGCTTTAACCCTGGCCACCACATCACCGATGGAATAATTCCTCACATGTCCCATGTGCAGATTCCCTGACGGATAAGGAAACATCTCCAGACAATAATACTTTTCCTTCGTGGTGTCATTGTCAACAACCTTATGCAAGCCGGTTTCTTCCCATATTTTCTGCCATTTGGTTTCGATTGCCGAAAAATCATAGCGTTCTTTCACTTTATCTCCTCCTGTTAAGCTGTTTCCACTGAAGCAGCATCCTGAAGGCCAAGGTTTTCAATGGCCATTTCCCTCAGCTTGTACTTCTGGATTTTCCCACTTGCAGTCATGGGAAACTCCTCAATTATTTGCACATACCGGGGAATCTTATACCGGGCAATTTTACCCTGGCAGTATTCCTTTATTTCCTCCGCTGTCATTTCTTCTCCTTCCCGGAGTCGGATATATGCAATGACTTCCTCACCATACTTGATATCCGGCACTCCCACCACCTGAACATCAAGAATCATGGGATGGGTATAGAGGAACTCCTCGATCTCCCTGGGATATATATTCTCCCCGCCGCGGATTATCATATCCTTGACACGACCTGTTATCTTACAGTAGCCCTGTTCGTCCATCGTGGCCAGGTCGCCGGTGTGCAGCCATCCATCACCATCAATAGCAGCATGGGTGGCTTCCGGCAGCTTGTAATAGCCTTTCATAACATTATAGCCCCGGGCACAGAGTTCGCCCTGGACACCCCTGGGGACTTCCCGGCCTGACTCCGGGTCAACTATTTTCACTTCTACTCCCGGAATGTTACGCCCCACAGTAGTCACCCTCAGGTCAATAGGGTCATTGGTCCGGGTCATGGTAATAGCCGGAGCTGACTCTGTCTGTCCATAAGTTATGGTAATTTCACTGGCCCCCATTGTCTCAACTACCTGCTTCATGGTTTCAATTGGGCAGGGGGAACCAGCCATAATCCCGGTTCTCAACGCTGACAGATCATATTTATCAAAGCCTTCCAGATTCAGTTCCGCAATAAACATGGTCGGGACTCCATGAACCGCTGTACAGCGCTCTTTTTCTATGGCTTCCAGGACCTGTACCGGGTTGTAGGATACAATGGGAACCATAGTGGCCGCCGCAACAACACAGGTCAGTGTACCCAGCACACAACCGAAGCAGTGAAAAAAGGGCACCGGGATACAAAGCCTGTCCCGGTATGTAAAGTTCATACAGTTTGATACCGCGATAGCATTATTAACGATGTTCTTATGTGTCAGCATTACTCCCTTGGGGAACCCGGTAGTCCCAGATGTATACTGCATATTGATAACATCATCTGCTTCAAGGGATTTCTGCCTCGCATCGAGTTCCGCATCCGGAACTGCTGCCCCCATTTCCATTAGCTGTGACCAGGAGAACATTCCCGATGGGCAGTTATCCCCAATATAGATAACATTCTTAAGCACCGGCAGTCTTTCCGAATTCAGTTTTCCGGGCTGTGATTCCGCAAGCTCAGGACATAACTCATTAACCATCCCGGTATAACTGGAATCCTTCCACCCATCAATTAAAATAAGGGTAGTGGCATCAGACTGTTTCAGGATGTATTCCAGCTCAAAAGCCTTGTAATTGGTATTCACTGTAACTAAAACAGCGCCCATTTTCCCGGTGGCAAACTGGGTAACCACCCATTCCGGCACATTTGTAGCCCAAATGGCAATATGATCACCCCTGTTAACGCCCATTTTCATTAATCCCTTTGCCGCGGTGCGGCATACATCATTAAATTGAGTATAATTATATCTCAATCCTCTGTCCACATATACCAGGGCATCATTATCCGGATGATGGCGCGCCTGGGTATCCAGCAGCTCTCCAAGGGTAAGTTCCAGAACACCCTCCTGCCTGTTGACCTCCTGCGCTTCTTCTACTGTAGTTAACCTCCTGGCCAAATTGATTCCTCCTTGAAATTAATTGATGAGACTCTCCCAAGCAAAGGTAATTTCATAAAAAACAAAAAAGCCTATCATCCCTCAAAAGGGACGAAAGGCTTGCTTCCGTGGTACCACCCAAATTGGCATCCGGTTGTCTATACCCGGTCTGCCCACTTATTTCGCAGGATAACGGACTGCCCGGCACAGACTACTAAATCATATTTCGCCTGCACATCTCAGGGACGAGTTCAAAGGCCTGCCCCGCTGCCTTGCACCTTCCGGCAGCTCTCTTAAGAGGCACCAGCCCTCTAATACTTCCCGTCATTGATTACCAATATTTAAACATAATACGTATGTTATTTTACTAAAAACCCTTGGAAAAGTCAACCGGGTTAAGGGCGCTTTTGGGTTTTGCGGAAAAAACACCTGCTAACTTACACCCGACACTTCTGAATACCCCGGAGTCTGCTCCGCTTCACCGGCCAAAACCGCTATCAAGGCTTCCAGAACTCTGGGGTCAAACTGTTTCCCGGATTCCTGCTGCAGGGCTTCCACCGCCGGCCACATAGATGTAGAGCTGCGGTAAGGCCTGCTTGAAGTCAGGGCATCATAAGCATCAACAACCCCGACAATTCTTGCTCCAATGGGTATCTTATCCCCCCTGAGCCCCGCCGGGTAACCCGTTCCGTCAAACCGCTCATGATGATGCAGCACAATAGGAATTATCGGTTCCAGAACTTTAATGGATGATAAGATACCTGCCCCTATTTCGGGATGTCTCTTCACCTGCCTATACTCATGCCTGCTGAGCGGCTCGGGTTTCTTGAGTATCTTCTCATCAATTCCAATCTTCCCGATATCATGCATAATAGCCCCATACATTACGTGATCCACTTCAGGCTCGGAAAGACCCAGCTCCCCGGCCACTTTGACTGCATATTCGGTAACCCGCTCCGAATGCCCCTTGGTATACGCATCCTTGGCATCAATTGCCGCAGCCAGGGCCTTGATTGTACTGGTAAACATCTCAGTAATGTCTTCATTTGCAGTTTTAAGCTTTCCGACCAGGAGGGCATAGTTGCCGGCCAGTTTTCTGTACCTGACCTGTGCCTCCCGTTCATCAACCAGCACTTTGCTAATAAACAGCATGCTCAGGAAAAAAGCTGCCACAATGATGAAATTCTCAACCAATACCCCTGTGTAATGACCGGCAATCCAATCCCTTAACAAATAATCAAGGGAAGAATAGAGATGAATCCCAAATCCGGCAGCTGCTGCAGCTATGCCACTCCTAACCCCCAGGACAAGTGAACTGTAAATTACCGGAATACCCGAAATTAAAAAAACAAACTTTTGAACTTCTCTGGGCATGGCAAAAGAGAGCAGGCTTATTGTCATTATGGCTGAGAAAATAATAAGTACGGAAAATCTGTTTTTTCTTATTCCGGTTAAAGTGGAATAGTCCCGAATCCGGGACCGTCCCCTGGTTTTCTTTGTACGTTTCATATTATAACCTCATCAAAAAATTATGTCACCGATTGAAAATTTGCACAATTACATCAATTTATATTTCTATACTAATTAGTACTACTACTTTTGTCAAGCACCTATTTAAAATTCTTCCCGGAAGCAATTATTCCCCTATAACTCCGAAAGCCAAAGACAGCCCCTCTTTAGAGGCTGCCTCACTTATCCTCCGCATTGCTGCAGGCAGCAAAATATATTCTTTCCGTTGTCTCCACCGGGGCATCAAAGGAATTTTCAGCGTAAACCGCCGCAACTGAAAAACCCGCTTTATCCAGGAGGTTATTTATCGCGGCAACAGTATAACCTGTTTCCCGATGCCGTTCAGTAAACCTCCGGTATCTGCCGTCCTGCTCCCTGACAAAAAAGGTCAGGTCCATGGTACAGGAATGTGTCTCCGGGTCATAAAAATTTTCCCATATGTAACTGATATCATCTTCTACTAAGGTAAAAGTATTATTTCCAAACACTCTGCTCAGCTTATATTGTGAATTTAAATCAAAAATAAGCCAGCCTCCGGGTTTAAGGCACTGTTTCACCTTGCGGAAAACCTCCTCAAGTTCCCGATCTCCGGACATATAATTCAAGCTGTCAGTCATGGAAATTACCATGTCAAATTTTGAGGAACCGGTTTCCATCTTTCTCATGTCCTGCTGCAGCCATTCTATCGAGAGGCCTTTGGCCCGAGCCTTTTGTTCTGCAAGTGAGAGCATCTCCGGGGACATATCCAGGCCGGTTATCCGGAAGCCGGTTTCAGCAAGGGGGATAGTGACATTACCGGTCCCACACCCGACGTCCAGAATGTGCCCCGGATTTATTCCGTGTTTCCCGAACATTCTGCCCAGATAACTGACCCAGCCCTGATAAGGGATATCTTGCATTAAGCGGTCATATATCAAAGCAAAATTTGTATATATCATGAAAGGTCCTCTCCCTTGAGAACAATCCAGCCCTCTTCTTCAGCTACCAGACCGTCTTTCAGCAGTTTTCCAAGAGCCCTCTTAAATGCCGATTTGCTGATACCAAACTTGTCCCTGATAACTTCAGGGGGAGAATTATCGGTAAACGGCATCGCGCCCTTTCTTTTCTTAAGAACCTCCAGAAGTATTTCCGCATCAGTTACCCGTGAATATTCTTTCAAGGGTCGAAGAGACAGGTTCACCCTTCCGTCCGCTCTTACATAAGTAACCCTTCCTTCAACTGCCATCTCTTTTTTAAGGGGATGGGGCTGTTCATGCACATGGATAAAACCTATATATCCCTCATCAGTAAGTACAAAAGCTCCGGTATCAATAATATTGTATACCTTTCCCCTGAGGGTATCACCTCTCTTGACATTCTCTGCCGGCTTGGAATTGCGAAATACTTCTTTCATTTCAAGTCTTTCCCTGGTCCCAAGCTTCTTTCTTCCGTCCAATATTTTCAATCCTTTCAACCTCAATTTACCTCTCTACTAAAAAAAGGCGGTTAAAGATCAACCACCCTGGCATCTCCCCATAAGCGTTCCAAGTTATAAAACTCCCGGTCACTTTCCTGAAATATATGAACAACCAGTATACCGTAATCAATCAGGATCCAATGAGCATCCCTGAACCCTTCCATCCTCAGTTTGGTAATTCCGTGCTCTTCAAGCTTCTGCTCAGTATTCTCAGCTATTGCCTTAACCTGTGTTGATGAAAGGCCGGTACAAATAAGAAAATAATCAGAGACAACAGAAATTTCCTTAATATCAAGTAATACTACATCTTTCGCCTTTTTGTCTTTTACCGCGTCAGCAGCAAGCAAGGCAATCTGTTTTGGTGATAGGGTCAAATCGGCTTCCCCCCCGGTTATAATTCCTGCTTATTTACATATATATTCGTCTTCAAAACCCTTTGTTCCTTCTAAATAACCCCGCGTTCCTTAATTTTCCTCACGAGGACGTTTCTCGCTTCAATGCTGGCGGGATGTATTGTGAGACCCTTTTTAATTACATAGCTGATAGTTGAATCAAGCCCCGCCAGCACTGCCAGGTCCAGGTCCTTAAAGGCTAATTCCCGCAGCTCCGCAATACCCGGAAAATCCCTGCCCGGTTCAATCATATCGGCGAGGAACAAAATTTCATCAGGTATTGTCATGTTTTCCCGACCAGTTGTATGATACCTGACCGGATCCAGGATTTCACCATCGGTGATTTTAAAAAGCTCGGCAGCAATTTCTGCACCAACCCTGCCATGCAGGAGAGCCGGTACCGCTCTTTCCGTCTCATCGGCTGCTATGTTATATTTACGGCAGTTTTCCAGAAGGAGCGAGTCATCAAAGTCCCTGGCAATATCATGAAGCAATGCTGCAATTTCCACTTTCGTACTGTCCACTCCATAAAGACCTGCAAGTTTTACTGCAGTTTGGGCCACGCCCAGTGTATGGCGGTAGCGAAAATCGGATAATGAACTTTTGACAAATCTCTCTATCTGTGCTTTTAACATTCTATTCTCCCCCAAAACAGCAAAATATAAAAAACAAACCTCCCTGTACTTTACAGAGGAGGCTTCCGGTCATTTATTCATTGGCTCTGGGCTTTGCCTCATTTACCGTAAGGGCTCTGCCCTGGAAATCAGCGCCGTTCAGTGTCTCAATCATTTTATCAGCATCCTCGTCAGTTACCTCCACAAAGCCAAAGCCTCTGGACCGACCCGTTTCACGGTCTGTGATAATTCGGCTGCCAACTACTTCTCCGTGCTCCTTGAAAAACTCTTCCAAATCCTCAGGCTTGGTTGCCCATGGCAGATTGCCGACATAAAGTGTGCGGACCACCTTGACCATCACCTCTCTTTCTTAGTAAGAAACTGCCTGAATAAAATGACACCCAAGGTTCCGAGAAACCCAGGGTGCCGTTGGAAAACAGACAGCTGTCTGGAAT contains these protein-coding regions:
- the leuS gene encoding leucine--tRNA ligase, whose translation is MKERYDFSAIETKWQKIWEETGLHKVVDNDTTKEKYYCLEMFPYPSGNLHMGHVRNYSIGDVVARVKAMQGYNVLHPMGWDAFGLPAENAAIKHGIHPYQWTRSNIENMRKQLSRLGFSYDWDREVTTCTPDYYRWTQWLFLQFYKNGLAYKKHAAVNWCPGCVTVLANEQVVNGACERCGTGVEKKGLSQWFLKITDYADRLLADIKKLHGWPDKVKIMQENWIGRSEGAEVNFRVDGTDDIITVYTTRPDTIYGVTFMVLAPEHPLVAKLTTGTPYEASVRDFVRRMQNLSEIDRTSTDAEKEGLFTGAHVINPMNGEKIPLFIANYVLMDYGTGAVMGVPAHDQRDFDFATKYSLQIRVVILPEGVPDKYVQLTQAYDAEGVLVNSGPFDGQNNEDAIKNVAAYMEEKGIGKAMVNFRLRDWLISRQRYWGAPIPIIYCDKCGEVAVPEEQLPVHLPTDVEFKPTGKSPLTDCESFVNAVCPECGGPSRRETDTMDTFICSSWYYLRYCSPHDDRNAFTKDNAAYWMPVEQYIGGVEHAILHLLYSRFFTKVFKDQGLVDFDEPFTNLLTQGMVLKDGAKMSKSKGNTVSPEETVAKYGADTARLFILFAAPPERDLEWSDAGVEGAYRFLNRVWRLVYAYIDRLNESPASEKVSEADKETRRLTHYTIKKITDDVNQRFNFNTAISTIMEFVNWLYQYREKNPVRNSPIEAEAVNTLVILLAPFAPHFAEELWHELGYPDSVHKQPWPEYDPAALVQDEVEIVVQLNGKVKSRMTVPADIDKDEMEKFVLEQDKIVELISGKQVVKVIAVPKKLVNIVVK
- a CDS encoding AMP-binding protein, whose product is MELTLGELLDTQARHHPDNDALVYVDRGLRYNYTQFNDVCRTAAKGLMKMGVNRGDHIAIWATNVPEWVVTQFATGKMGAVLVTVNTNYKAFELEYILKQSDATTLILIDGWKDSSYTGMVNELCPELAESQPGKLNSERLPVLKNVIYIGDNCPSGMFSWSQLMEMGAAVPDAELDARQKSLEADDVINMQYTSGTTGFPKGVMLTHKNIVNNAIAVSNCMNFTYRDRLCIPVPFFHCFGCVLGTLTCVVAAATMVPIVSYNPVQVLEAIEKERCTAVHGVPTMFIAELNLEGFDKYDLSALRTGIMAGSPCPIETMKQVVETMGASEITITYGQTESAPAITMTRTNDPIDLRVTTVGRNIPGVEVKIVDPESGREVPRGVQGELCARGYNVMKGYYKLPEATHAAIDGDGWLHTGDLATMDEQGYCKITGRVKDMIIRGGENIYPREIEEFLYTHPMILDVQVVGVPDIKYGEEVIAYIRLREGEEMTAEEIKEYCQGKIARYKIPRYVQIIEEFPMTASGKIQKYKLREMAIENLGLQDAASVETA
- a CDS encoding HD-GYP domain-containing protein, with amino-acid sequence MKRTKKTRGRSRIRDYSTLTGIRKNRFSVLIIFSAIMTISLLSFAMPREVQKFVFLISGIPVIYSSLVLGVRSGIAAAAAGFGIHLYSSLDYLLRDWIAGHYTGVLVENFIIVAAFFLSMLFISKVLVDEREAQVRYRKLAGNYALLVGKLKTANEDITEMFTSTIKALAAAIDAKDAYTKGHSERVTEYAVKVAGELGLSEPEVDHVMYGAIMHDIGKIGIDEKILKKPEPLSRHEYRQVKRHPEIGAGILSSIKVLEPIIPIVLHHHERFDGTGYPAGLRGDKIPIGARIVGVVDAYDALTSSRPYRSSTSMWPAVEALQQESGKQFDPRVLEALIAVLAGEAEQTPGYSEVSGVS
- a CDS encoding class I SAM-dependent DNA methyltransferase codes for the protein MIYTNFALIYDRLMQDIPYQGWVSYLGRMFGKHGINPGHILDVGCGTGNVTIPLAETGFRITGLDMSPEMLSLAEQKARAKGLSIEWLQQDMRKMETGSSKFDMVISMTDSLNYMSGDRELEEVFRKVKQCLKPGGWLIFDLNSQYKLSRVFGNNTFTLVEDDISYIWENFYDPETHSCTMDLTFFVREQDGRYRRFTERHRETGYTVAAINNLLDKAGFSVAAVYAENSFDAPVETTERIYFAACSNAEDK
- a CDS encoding S1 RNA-binding domain-containing protein, producing MDGRKKLGTRERLEMKEVFRNSKPAENVKRGDTLRGKVYNIIDTGAFVLTDEGYIGFIHVHEQPHPLKKEMAVEGRVTYVRADGRVNLSLRPLKEYSRVTDAEILLEVLKKRKGAMPFTDNSPPEVIRDKFGISKSAFKRALGKLLKDGLVAEEEGWIVLKGEDLS
- the rsfS gene encoding ribosome silencing factor, which gives rise to MTLSPKQIALLAADAVKDKKAKDVVLLDIKEISVVSDYFLICTGLSSTQVKAIAENTEQKLEEHGITKLRMEGFRDAHWILIDYGILVVHIFQESDREFYNLERLWGDARVVDL
- the yqeK gene encoding bis(5'-nucleosyl)-tetraphosphatase (symmetrical) YqeK — its product is MLKAQIERFVKSSLSDFRYRHTLGVAQTAVKLAGLYGVDSTKVEIAALLHDIARDFDDSLLLENCRKYNIAADETERAVPALLHGRVGAEIAAELFKITDGEILDPVRYHTTGRENMTIPDEILFLADMIEPGRDFPGIAELRELAFKDLDLAVLAGLDSTISYVIKKGLTIHPASIEARNVLVRKIKERGVI
- a CDS encoding RNA recognition motif domain-containing protein, with protein sequence MVRTLYVGNLPWATKPEDLEEFFKEHGEVVGSRIITDRETGRSRGFGFVEVTDEDADKMIETLNGADFQGRALTVNEAKPRANE